From Triticum urartu cultivar G1812 chromosome 2, Tu2.1, whole genome shotgun sequence, a single genomic window includes:
- the LOC125536905 gene encoding glycosyltransferase BC10-like: protein MTAASPMVLSLLLFASLTALLVLAPRASSPPLPLPLPLPLPLPVVVGDEEAPAAAGGAAAGSSGGGAGVEEGPEDLALSRRVTLDAGEGAAVASKVAFMFLTNSDLTFAPLWERFFAGHAHQFNVYVHADPAVRLRHPPTPSFRGRFVAAKPTRRGDPSLIAAARRLLVAALLDDPANAYFALLSQHCVPLHSFPRLYAALFPPKAAHHHRLPSYIEVLTGEPQMPARYVARGDDAMLPEVPFDRFRIGSQFFTLARRHAVLVVRERRLWRKFREPCLPESQDSCYPEEHYFPTLLDMADPAGCTRYTLTRVNWTDSFEGHPHTYAAPEVSPRLVAELRQSNSSTYEHMFARKFAPDCLGPLMAIADTVIFKD from the coding sequence ATGACGGCGGCGTCGCCGATGGTGCTGTCCCTCCTGCTCTTCGCCTCGCTCACGGCGCTGCTCGTCCTGGCCCCTCGCGCGTcgtcgccgccgctgccgctgccgctgccgctgccgctgccgctgcccgTGGTGGTTGGGGACGAGGAGGCGCCGGCCGCCGCTGGGGGTGCTGCTGCGGGGAGCAGCGGCGGGGGGGCGGGAGTTGAGGAGGGACCGGAGGACCTCGCGCTGTCCCGGCGCGTCacgctcgacgccggcgagggcGCGGCGGTAGCGTCCAAGGTGGCCTTCATGTTCCTGACCAACTCCGACCTCACCTTCGCGCCGCTTTGGGAGCGCTTCTTCGCGGGGCACGCCCACCAGTTCAACGTCTACGTGCACGCAGACCCGGCGGTGAGGCTGCGGCACCCCCCTACGCCTTCCTTCCGGGGCCGCTTCGTCGCGGCCAAGCCGACGCGGCGCGGGGACCCGAGCCTCATCGCTGCGGCGCGGCGGCTGCTTGTCGCCGCGCTACTGGACGACCCGGCCAACGCCTACTTCGCACTGCTCTCGCAGCACTGCGTCCCGCTCCACTCCTTCCCGCGGCTCTACGCGGCGCTCTTCCCGCCCAAGGCCGCGCACCACCACCGCCTCCCTAGCTATATCGAGGTGCTTACCGGCGAGCCCCAGATGCCCGCGCGCTACGTGGCGCGGGGTGACGACGCCATGCTCCCGGAGGTGCCCTTCGACCGGTTCCGCATCGGCTCCCAGTTCTTCACGCTGGCCCGCCGCCACGCCGTGCTAGTCGTCCGCGAGCGCCGTCTCTGGCGAAAGTTTAGGGAGCCGTGCCTGCCGGAGTCGCAGGACTCTTGCTACCCGGAGGAGCACTATTTCCCGACGCTTCTCGACATGGCCGACCCCGCCGGCTGCACCCGGTACACGCTCACGCGCGTCAACTGGACCGACAGCTTCGAGGGCCACCCGCACACGTATGCCGCGCCCGAGGTGTCGCCGCGGCTCGTCGCCGAGCTGCGCCAGTCCAACAGCTCCACCTATGAGCACATGTTCGCGCGCAAGTTCGCGCCCGACTGCCTTGGCCCGCTCATGGCCATCGCCGACACCGTCATCTTCAAAGATTGA